One Camelina sativa cultivar DH55 chromosome 3, Cs, whole genome shotgun sequence genomic window carries:
- the LOC104768886 gene encoding germin-like protein subfamily 1 member 1 produces MLLNLLLTFTFLMVGVKSDPDSLQDYCVSPPSTHQQIFLNGVLCKDPTQATVSDFKTSALSRPGNTQVKPFMINVTVTTTANLPGINTMGLTMARLDFGASGIVPLHVHPRASEVTVCLDGVLLVGFVDTSGRVFTQELHPGETFVFPKGLIHFLYNIDTVSSALAVSGLSSQNPGTQIVSLSSFISKSPIPKEVLKSAYDINGQDVC; encoded by the coding sequence ATGCTTCTAAACTTACTATTAACGTTCACATTTCTGATGGTTGGGGTAAAATCTGACCCGGACTCGCTCCAAGACTACTGCGTTTCTCCTCCTTCAACTCACCAACAAATCTTTCTCAACGGTGTACTTTGCAAAGATCCGACACAAGCCACCGTCTCCGACTTTAAAACCTCCGCATTATCCAGACCCGGAAACACTCAGGTCAAACCGTTTATGATCAACGTCACTGTCACCACGACCGCCAACCTCCCAGGTATCAACACAATGGGCCTCACAATGGCCCGGCTCGACTTCGGGGCCTCCGGCATCGTTCCACTGCACGTGCACCCACGTGCCTCAGAAGTGACGGTCTGCCTCGACGGTGTGCTTCTCGTAGGGTTCGTGGATACGTCGGGTCGGGTCTTTACCCAGGAGCTTCATCCGGGTGAGACATTCGTTTTTCCCAAAGGGTTGATCCATTTTCTCTATAACATTGATACGGTGAGCTCTGCTTTGGCTGTATCTGGGCTGAGTAGTCAGAACCCTGGGACTCAGATTGTGTCTTTGTCGTCTTTCATTTCAAAGTCCCCGATTCCaaaagaggttttgaagagTGCTTACGATATTAACGGCCAGGATGTTTGCTAG
- the LOC104768894 gene encoding two-component response regulator ARR4-like has protein sequence MGRDGGVSCLMRAEMNMMSVGGMESAPAPSDLDEVHVLAVDDSLVDRIVIERLLRINSCKVTAVDSGWRALEFLGLDNDKASAQLDRLKVDLIITDYCMPGMTGYELLKKIKESSNFREVPVVIMSSENVLTRIDRCLEEGAQDFLLKPVKLADVKRLRSHLATKDDVKLSNGNKRKLPQDSDPVTITPPLTISTESSPPLTISHDSSDSSSSSSPVEMFSSSPIDDDEDDDVLTSSPEESPIRRQKMRSPGLD, from the exons ATGGGCAGAGACGGTGGCGTTTCTTGTTTAATGAGAGCAGAGATGAATATGATGAGCGTTGGAGGAATGGAATCTGCACCAGCACCGTCGGATTTAGACGAAGTTCATGTCTTAGCCGTTGATGACAGTCTCGTCGATCGTATTGTCATCGAGAGATTGCTTCGTATCAACTCTTGCAAAg TAACGGCGGTAGATAGTGGATGGCGTGCTTTGGAATTTCTAGGGTTAGATAATGACAAAGCTTCTGCTCAACTCGAT AGATTGaaggttgatttgatcataaCTGATTACTGTATGCCTGGTATGACTGGTTACGAGCTTCTCAAGAAGATCAAG GAATCGTCTAATTTTAGAGAAGTTCCGGTTGTAATCATGTCGTCCGAGAACGTATTGACAAGGATCGAtcg ATGCCTTGAGGAAGGTGCTCAAGATTTCTTACTGAAACCGGTGAAGCTCGCCGACGTCAAACGCCTCAGAAGTCACTTAGCTACTAAAGACGACGTCAAACTCTCCAACGGTAACAAACGGAAGCTTCCTCAAGATTCTGATCCCGTTACTATTACTCCGCCGTTGACTATTTCGACTGAATCGTCTCCGCCGTTGACTATCTCGCATGACTCGtcggattcttcttcttcttcttctccggtggAGATGTTTTCGTCCTCGCCAAtagatgacgatgaagatgacgatgtGTTGACGTCGTCGCCGGAGGAATCGCCGATACGAAGGCAGAAGATGAGGAGTCCCGGATTAGATTAG
- the LOC104768922 gene encoding LOW QUALITY PROTEIN: RNA cytidine acetyltransferase 1-like (The sequence of the model RefSeq protein was modified relative to this genomic sequence to represent the inferred CDS: deleted 1 base in 1 codon), which translates to MRKKVDERIRTLIENGVKLRHRSMFVIVGDKARDQIVNLHHILSKSVAKSNTSVLWCYKNRLDISSHNKKRSKQLKKMKERGQLDPEKLDAFSLFLDVGDVTHCLYKDSDRILGNTFGMCILQDFEALTPNLLARTIETVEGGGLVVLLLQSLASLTSLCTMVMDVHDRFRTESHSEASRRFNERFLLSLASCKACVVMDDELNILPLSSHIRSITRVPTKEDSEGLSEAERDLKSLKDALNDDFPVGPLINKCCTLDQGKAFVTFFDAILDKTLRSIVALIASRGRGKSAALGLAVAGAVAAGYSNIYVTAPSPDNLNTLFEFVCKGFDALEYKEHLEYDVVRSVNPDFNKAIVRINIFKQHRQTIQYIQPHEHEKLSQVELLVIDEAAAIPLPVVKSLLGPYLVFLSSTVSGYEGTGRSLSLKLLQQLEEQSRAPVTGVEGSLSGCLFKKIELSESIRYASGDPIESWLNGLLCLDVANCLPNPACHPLPSQCDLYYVNRDTLFSYHKDSELFLQRMMALCVSSHYKNSPNDLQLLADAPAHHLFVLLGPVDETKNQLPDILCVVQVCLEGQISRKSAEKSLREGHSPHGDQIPWKFCEQFRDVVFPKLSGARIVRIAVHPNAMKMGYGSAAVELLTRYFEGQLASISEGDDELDVEPSPVRVTEAAEKVSLLEEQIKPRVNLPPLLVPLRDRRPERLHYLGVSFGLTLDLFRFWGKHKFAPFYISQIPSAVTGEHTCMLLKPLTLSNDEFEVDESDELGFFAPFYKDFRIRFSKLLSDKFKKMDYKLAMSVLNPTINFPEVDSSGNSPDGFLKKLAGVLSPYDMERLRAYTANLVDFNLVYDICKTLAHHYFQEKLPVSLSYVQASVLLCLGLQESDFSSIERQMQLERGQIHSLLLKVGKKLYKYLNGIATKEIESTLPRLKDRVLEPHNVSVDEDLREGAREVEEQMRAKIEELLDPELLEQFAIGDKDAEALQKSKISSSGLISIESTKTDNKKEKPSGFDKSAKKRGNDKHSSRSNKKRRA; encoded by the exons atgaggaagaaggtAGACGAACGTATTAGGACTCTGATTGAAAACGGTGTTAAACTCAGACACCGTTCCATGTTTGTCATCGTTGGTGACAAGGCTCGTGACCAG ATAGTTAATCTTCATCACATTTTGTCAAAATCGGTGGCCAAGTCCAACACAAGTGTTTTATGGTGCTACAAGAACAGACTCGACATTAGCAG TCACAATAAGAAACGTTCGAAgcagttgaagaagatgaaggagagagGACAATTGGATCCTGAAAAACTTGacgctttctctctttttcttgatGTGGGGGATGTCACGCATTGTTTGTACAAAGACTCTGATAGAATTCTTGGGAATACTTTTGGCATGTGCATCTTACAG GATTTTGAAGCTCTAACTCCAAATCTACTAGCACGAACAATAGAGACGGTTGAAGGGGGTGGGCTTGTTGTATTACTATTACAATCGCTTGCTTCACTTACCAGTCTCTGCACAATGGTTATG GATGTGCATGATAGATTTCGAACTGAGTCACACTCTGAAGCGTCCAGACGTTTCAATGAGCGATTTCTATTATCACTAGCGTCTTGCAAAGCATGCGTTGTCATGGATGATGAGCTGAATATATTGCCACTTTCGTCTCATATCAGATCTATAACTCGAGTTCCAACAAAGGAG GATTCGGAAGGGCTTTCTGAGGCAGAACGAGACCTGAAGAGTTTGAAAGATGCACTAAACGATGATTTTCCTGTTGGTCCTTTGATTAATAAGTGTTGTACATTGGATCAG GGTAAAGCTTTTGTCACGTTTTTTGATGCAATACTGGATAAGACCCTCCGCAGCATTGTTGCTCTGATTGCTAGTCGTGGGCGTGGAAAATCTGCTGCACTTGGTCTAGCTGTTGCTGGGGCTGTCGCTGCTGG GTACTCTAATATTTACGTCACAGCACCAAGCCCAGATAACTTGAACACGTTATTCGAGTTTGTTTGCAAAGGTTTCGATGCACTTGAATACAAG GAACATCTTGAATATGATGTTGTGAGAAGTGTGAATCCTGACTTTAATAAAGCAATCGTACGGATAAATATC TTCAAGCAGCACAGGCAAACTATCCAG tATATCCAACCACATGAACACGAGAAGCTCTCACAAGTGGAGCTGTTGGTTATTGATGAAGCGGCAGCTATTCCTTTGCCAGTTGTGAAGTCTCTACTTGGCCCTTACCTAGTTTTCTTATCATCTACTGTCAGTGG CTATGAGGGTACTGGTAGATCTTTATCCCTCAAACTCCTCCAACAGTTAGAAGAGCAAAGCCGAGCCCCTGTTACTGGTGTTGAAGGCTCTCTTTCTG GTTGCCTTTTCAAGAAAATAGAACTCAGTGAATCTATTAGATACGCTTCTGGAGATCCAATTGAATCCTGGCTTAATGGATTACTATGCCTTGATGTTGCTAATTGTCTTCCAAATCCTGCTTG CCATCCTCTGCCAAGTCAGTGTGATCTTTATTATGTCAACCGAGACACCTTATTTTCTTATCACAAAGACAGCGAGCTGTTTTTACAG CGAATGATGGCACTTTGTGTCTCTTCTCATTACAAGAATTCTCCTAATGATCTTCAACTTCTGGCGGATGCTCCTGCTCATCATTTGTTTGTCTTGCTCG GTCCAGTTGATGAGACCAAAAACCAGCTCCCTGATATTCTGTGTGTTGTCCAG GTCTGTCTCGAAGGACAGATATCTCGGAAATCCGCCGAAAAAAGTTTAAGAGAAGGTCATTCACCACATGGAGATCAAATACCATGGAAGTTCTGTGAACAGTTCCGGGACGTTGTTTTTCCAAAGCTTTCTGGTGCCCGTATAGTACGCATAGCAGTCCACCCCAATGCTATGAAa ATGGGATATGGGTCTGCTGCGGTTGAACTCTTGACCAG ATACTTTGAGGGTCAGCTAGCTTCAATATCAGAAGGTGATGATGAACTGGATGTGGAGCCTTCACCAGTTAGAGTTACCGAGGCTGCTGaaaag GTTTCATTGCTTGAGGAACAGATAAAGCCTCGTGTCAATCTTCCACCTTTGCTGGTTCCTCTTCGTGATCGACGACCTGAGAGACTCCACTACCTCGGTGTCTCTTTTGGGCTTACTTTGGACCTTTTCCGTTTCTGGGGAAAACATAAATTTGCTCCATTCTACATCAGTCAAATACCA AGTGCTGTGACTGGGGAGCACACATGTATGCTTCTGAAACCATTAACATTAAGCAACGACGAATTCGAAGTTGATGAGTCGGATGAACTGGGCTTCTTTGCTCCCTTCTATAAAG ATTTCAGGATAAGGTTTTCTAAGCTGTTGAGCGATAAATTCAAGAAGATGGATTATAAACTTGCAATGAG TGTCTTGAACCCTACGATCAACTTCCCAGAGGTTGATTCTTCGGGGAATTCACCAGATGGCTTTTTGAAGAAACTCGCCGGTGTCCTTTCACCTTATGATATGGAGAGACTCAGAGCATACACTGCCAATCTCGTTGACTTCAATCTG GTTTATGACATCTGCAAAACTTTAGCTCATCATTATTTTCAAGAGAAGCTCCCGGTCTCACTGTCATATGTTCAAGCATCTGTACTCCTGTGTTTGGGCTTGCAGGAGTCGGATTTCTCGAGCATCGAG AGACAAATGCAGTTAGAGAGGGGACAAATACACTCTCTTCTATTGAAGGTTGGAAAGAAGTTATACAAATATTTGAATGGAATCGCAACAAAAGAGATTGAATCCACCTTACCTCGGTTGAAAGAT AGAGTGCTTGAACCTCACAATGTATCAGTAGACGAAGATCTCAGGGAAGGAGCTAGAGAAGTTGAG GAACAAATGAGGGCAAAGATAGAAGAATTGTTGGATCCCGAGCTGCTTGAACAATTTGCTATTGGGGACAAAGACGCTGAGGCTTTGCAAAAGTCTAAGATCTCTTCAAGTGGTCTTATAAGTATTGAGTCCACCAAAACAGATAACAAGAAAGAGAAGCCAAGTGGTTTTGACAAATCCGCCAAAAAGAGAGGCAATGATAAGCACTCCTCCAGGTCcaacaagaagagaagagcCTAA
- the LOC104768907 gene encoding iron-sulfur assembly protein IscA, chloroplastic isoform X1 — MAFAGITTTSNPTFLGLRISNTSLRSVVSCNSISFPCLSYVNLNLNLNLSKRNRLYVRSTSVPAAPSMEGLKPAISLSDNALKHLSKMRSERGEDLCLRIGVKQGGCSGMSYTMDFENRANARPDDSNIEYEGFTIVCDPKSMLFLFGMQLDYSDALIGGGFSFTNPNATQTCGCGKSFAAEM; from the exons ATGGCGTTTGCTGGAATCACGACTACTTCAAATCCAACTTTTCTTGGGCTAAGGATCTCTAACACAAGTTTACGTTCTGTGGTTTCATGTAATTCGATTTCGTTTCCTTGTTTATCATATGtgaatctcaatctcaatctcaatctcagtAAGAGAAACCGTCTCTATGTTCGATCCACTTCAGTTCCAG CAGCACCTTCAATGGAGGGACTGAAGCCGGCGATATCTTTGTCTGATAATGCACTTAAGCATCTGAGTAAGATGAGATCAGAACGTGGGGAAGATTTGTGCTTGAGAATCGGTGTCAAACAAGGAGGATGCTCAGGGATGTCTTACACGATGGACTTTGAGAATAGAGCAAACGCAAGACCAGATGATTCCAACATTGAATACGAAGGATTCACTATAG TTTGTGATCCGAAGAGCATGCTCTTCCTTTTTGGAATGCAGCTTGATTACAGCGATGCTTTGATTGGTGGAGGCTTCTCTTTCACGAACCCTAACGCTACACAAACCTGTGGATGTGGCAAGTCTTTTGCTGCAGAGATGTGA
- the LOC104768907 gene encoding iron-sulfur assembly protein IscA, chloroplastic isoform X2 has protein sequence MAFAGITTTSNPTFLGLRISNTSLRSVVSCNSISFPCLSYVNLNLNLNLSKRNRLYVRSTSVPAPSMEGLKPAISLSDNALKHLSKMRSERGEDLCLRIGVKQGGCSGMSYTMDFENRANARPDDSNIEYEGFTIVCDPKSMLFLFGMQLDYSDALIGGGFSFTNPNATQTCGCGKSFAAEM, from the exons ATGGCGTTTGCTGGAATCACGACTACTTCAAATCCAACTTTTCTTGGGCTAAGGATCTCTAACACAAGTTTACGTTCTGTGGTTTCATGTAATTCGATTTCGTTTCCTTGTTTATCATATGtgaatctcaatctcaatctcaatctcagtAAGAGAAACCGTCTCTATGTTCGATCCACTTCAGTTCCAG CACCTTCAATGGAGGGACTGAAGCCGGCGATATCTTTGTCTGATAATGCACTTAAGCATCTGAGTAAGATGAGATCAGAACGTGGGGAAGATTTGTGCTTGAGAATCGGTGTCAAACAAGGAGGATGCTCAGGGATGTCTTACACGATGGACTTTGAGAATAGAGCAAACGCAAGACCAGATGATTCCAACATTGAATACGAAGGATTCACTATAG TTTGTGATCCGAAGAGCATGCTCTTCCTTTTTGGAATGCAGCTTGATTACAGCGATGCTTTGATTGGTGGAGGCTTCTCTTTCACGAACCCTAACGCTACACAAACCTGTGGATGTGGCAAGTCTTTTGCTGCAGAGATGTGA